Proteins from a genomic interval of Polaribacter sejongensis:
- the mscL gene encoding large conductance mechanosensitive channel protein MscL — MLKEFKDFAMKGNLIDIAVGFVMGAAFKQVVTSFTGGIVSPLIGLIFNTDLKDLKWIAKEGVVDDAGKVVGEVAVLYGDFLTNVIDFIIVAFVMFMIVKGINSTKKKEEPAPAAPAGPSQEDLLAEIRDLLAKK, encoded by the coding sequence ATGCTTAAAGAGTTTAAAGACTTTGCAATGAAGGGAAACCTTATTGACATTGCAGTAGGTTTTGTAATGGGTGCAGCTTTTAAACAAGTTGTAACTTCTTTTACAGGAGGAATTGTTTCTCCACTAATTGGATTAATATTTAATACTGATTTAAAAGATTTGAAATGGATCGCTAAAGAGGGTGTTGTAGATGACGCTGGAAAAGTTGTTGGTGAAGTAGCTGTTTTATACGGAGATTTCTTAACAAACGTTATCGATTTTATAATTGTTGCTTTTGTAATGTTTATGATTGTAAAAGGTATTAACTCAACTAAAAAGAAAGAAGAACCAGCTCCAGCAGCTCCTGCAGGACCAAGTCAAGAAGACTTATTAGCAGAAATTAGAGATTTATTAGCTAAAAAATAA
- a CDS encoding cell division protein FtsX, with product MSSKFDAYQKRRLLSSYLSVVVSIALVLFMVGILGLILLKSTFVANKVKEKVAITLFLKDNVSTKNRNSFKDSLLEEEFTRTIIYTSKEKAAKIYSEEIGEDFLEFLGENPLKNGIDIYLKAAYVTPEKMQELEERFLKNAFVSDVSYDKPLINLLTKNIKRISFWLLVVCGFFGLIAMILINSSIRLSIYSKRFNIKTMQMVGATKGFIRRPFIWQSIKLGILGALLALVALGVIIYYVDQFAPSLHLIKDYVTLGYLVGGVLISAFLITWISTYFATQRFLNLQTDELYY from the coding sequence ATGTCTTCTAAATTTGATGCTTATCAAAAACGACGACTGCTATCTTCTTACTTATCAGTAGTAGTAAGTATAGCCTTAGTGCTTTTTATGGTCGGTATTTTAGGGTTAATTTTGTTGAAATCTACCTTTGTTGCCAATAAAGTAAAAGAAAAAGTAGCGATAACTTTGTTCTTAAAAGATAATGTTTCTACTAAAAATAGAAACAGTTTTAAAGATTCTTTATTAGAAGAAGAGTTTACAAGAACAATTATTTATACCAGTAAAGAAAAAGCAGCCAAAATTTATAGTGAAGAAATTGGTGAAGACTTTTTAGAATTCTTAGGTGAAAATCCGTTAAAAAACGGAATAGACATCTACTTAAAAGCAGCTTATGTAACACCAGAAAAAATGCAAGAGTTAGAAGAAAGATTTCTTAAAAATGCTTTTGTTTCTGATGTTTCTTATGATAAACCTTTAATTAATTTATTAACAAAAAACATAAAACGAATTAGCTTTTGGCTATTGGTGGTTTGTGGTTTCTTTGGTTTAATAGCAATGATTTTAATAAATAGTTCTATAAGATTGTCTATTTACTCTAAGAGATTTAATATTAAAACCATGCAAATGGTAGGTGCTACCAAGGGTTTTATTAGAAGACCTTTTATTTGGCAAAGTATTAAATTGGGTATTTTAGGGGCTCTTTTAGCGCTTGTAGCATTGGGCGTTATTATTTATTATGTAGATCAATTTGCACCTAGTTTACATCTAATTAAAGACTACGTTACCTTAGGATATTTAGTTGGCGGTGTTTTAATATCAGCCTTTTTAATTACTTGGATCAGTACTTACTTCGCAACACAACGTTTTTTAAACTTACAAACAGACGAACTTTATTATTAA
- a CDS encoding thymidine kinase: MFLENTVNHSEQFGWIEVVCGSMFSGKTEELIRRLKRAQFAKQRVEIFKPAVDTRYDEEEVVSHNDNRIRSTPVPVASNIRLLATDVDVVGIDEAQFFDDEIVAVCNDLANRGVRVIVAGLDMDFKGKPFGPMPALMATAEYVTKVHAVCTHTGNLANYSFRKTQNEDLVLLGETQEYEPLSRAAYYKALQKQKMLTQKDVDSTEE, translated from the coding sequence ATGTTTCTCGAAAATACAGTAAATCATTCAGAACAATTTGGCTGGATTGAAGTAGTTTGCGGCTCTATGTTTTCTGGTAAAACAGAAGAATTGATTAGAAGACTAAAACGTGCTCAATTTGCAAAACAACGCGTAGAAATCTTTAAACCTGCGGTTGATACACGCTATGATGAAGAAGAAGTAGTTTCTCATAATGATAATAGAATTCGCTCCACACCTGTACCTGTTGCATCTAACATTCGCTTATTAGCCACTGATGTTGATGTTGTTGGTATTGATGAAGCTCAGTTTTTTGACGATGAAATTGTTGCCGTTTGTAACGACCTCGCCAACCGAGGTGTCCGAGTAATTGTTGCTGGATTAGATATGGATTTTAAAGGAAAACCATTTGGTCCAATGCCTGCTTTAATGGCAACTGCAGAATATGTTACCAAAGTGCATGCAGTATGCACACATACAGGAAACTTGGCAAATTACAGTTTTAGAAAAACCCAAAATGAGGATTTAGTGCTATTAGGAGAAACCCAAGAATATGAGCCTTTAAGTAGAGCTGCATATTACAAGGCACTCCAAAAACAAAAAATGTTAACACAAAAAGATGTTGATTCAACTGAGGAATAA
- the truB gene encoding tRNA pseudouridine(55) synthase TruB, which yields MIKTAEEYKNGQVLLIDKPLNWTSFQVVNKLRWEIRQRFNIKKIKVGHAGTLDPLATGLLIICTGKQTKEIHVYQGQEKEYTGTFTIGATTPSYDLETEIDKTYSTDHITEELLHETTKQFIGDIQQKPPIFSAIKKDGKRLYELARKGETTEIKARTVSITEFEITKINLPEVEFRVVCSKGTYIRSLAYDFGLALNSGAHLSALRRTKIGDFSVVNGVSVEQFIEDIQEDTLEP from the coding sequence ATGATAAAAACAGCAGAAGAGTATAAAAACGGTCAAGTCTTGTTAATAGACAAACCTTTAAATTGGACTTCTTTTCAGGTAGTAAACAAACTTCGTTGGGAAATTAGACAACGCTTTAATATTAAGAAAATTAAAGTTGGTCATGCAGGTACTTTAGATCCGCTTGCTACAGGTTTATTAATTATTTGTACAGGTAAGCAGACAAAAGAAATACATGTTTACCAAGGACAAGAAAAAGAATATACAGGTACATTTACAATCGGAGCAACGACACCGAGTTACGATTTAGAAACAGAAATAGATAAAACCTACTCTACAGATCATATAACAGAAGAGTTACTGCACGAAACTACCAAGCAATTTATTGGTGATATTCAACAAAAACCACCTATTTTTTCGGCAATTAAGAAAGATGGTAAGCGCTTGTATGAGTTAGCTAGAAAGGGTGAAACTACAGAGATTAAAGCAAGAACTGTAAGCATAACAGAGTTTGAAATAACAAAAATAAATTTACCAGAAGTAGAATTTAGAGTGGTTTGTAGTAAAGGAACGTATATTCGTTCTTTAGCGTATGATTTTGGATTGGCTTTAAACTCAGGCGCACATTTATCAGCATTAAGAAGAACTAAAATTGGTGATTTTTCTGTTGTAAATGGAGTTTCAGTAGAGCAATTTATTGAAGATATACAAGAAGACACTCTAGAACCTTAA
- the alr gene encoding alanine racemase, whose protein sequence is MNNHVTVLEIDGDALLHNLNYFKGKLQPETKILAVVKAFAYGSDAAQIAKFLEDKVDYFAVAYVHEGIALREAGVESPILVLHPHTQNLQSVVDYRLEPCLYNFKIFNAFLKLSDEIPLMNYPVHIKFNTGLNRLGFWHTDIPNIIADLKETTHVKVASLFSHLAASEDLEEQDFTINQINNFAYIAQQFYKHLGYEPMLHILNTSGVINYPKAQFNMVRIGIGLYGFGNDEKETAQLKNTHNLKSIISQIHIIEPGETVGYNRAYTAKRQSKTATIPIGHADGLSRRLGNKKGYVLINNQKAPIIGNVCMDMIMVDITKIDCAEGDEVIIFNNQEMIQHIADVSETIPYETLTAISQRVNKMLK, encoded by the coding sequence ATGAATAACCATGTTACAGTTTTAGAAATTGATGGAGATGCTCTATTGCATAACCTAAATTATTTTAAAGGCAAATTACAACCAGAAACAAAAATTTTAGCGGTTGTTAAAGCTTTTGCCTACGGTAGTGATGCCGCACAAATTGCTAAATTTTTAGAAGATAAGGTAGATTATTTTGCCGTAGCTTATGTTCATGAAGGAATTGCTTTGCGTGAAGCTGGTGTAGAAAGTCCTATTTTAGTCTTACACCCACATACACAAAACTTACAATCTGTTGTAGATTATAGATTAGAGCCTTGTTTATACAATTTTAAAATTTTTAATGCCTTTTTAAAACTGTCAGATGAAATTCCGTTAATGAATTACCCAGTTCACATAAAGTTTAATACAGGGTTAAATAGATTAGGGTTTTGGCATACAGATATTCCTAATATAATTGCTGATTTAAAGGAAACAACACACGTAAAAGTAGCTTCTTTATTTTCTCACTTGGCTGCAAGTGAAGATCTAGAGGAACAAGACTTTACCATTAATCAAATAAATAACTTTGCATACATTGCACAACAATTCTACAAACATTTAGGATACGAACCAATGTTACATATTCTAAATACTTCTGGCGTAATAAACTACCCAAAAGCACAATTTAATATGGTTAGAATTGGTATTGGCTTGTATGGTTTTGGTAATGATGAAAAAGAAACTGCTCAACTTAAAAATACACATAATCTAAAATCTATTATTTCTCAAATTCATATTATAGAACCAGGAGAAACAGTAGGCTACAACAGAGCTTATACCGCCAAAAGACAAAGCAAAACAGCAACAATACCAATTGGTCATGCAGATGGTTTGTCTAGAAGATTGGGAAATAAAAAGGGCTATGTGCTTATAAATAATCAAAAAGCACCCATTATTGGTAATGTTTGTATGGACATGATTATGGTAGATATTACTAAAATTGATTGTGCTGAAGGTGATGAAGTAATCATCTTTAATAATCAAGAAATGATACAACATATTGCTGATGTTTCTGAAACCATACCTTACGAAACCTTAACCGCAATTTCACAGCGTGTTAACAAAATGTTAAAGTGA
- a CDS encoding undecaprenyl-diphosphate phosphatase produces MDILEAIILGVIQGLTEFLPVSSSGHLELAKVILGDTSVPEESLTFTVVLHFATALSTLVIFRKEVAEIFKGLFQFKWNDESKFSLKIILSMIPAVAVGLLFEEELESFFGGKILLVGGMLLVTAVLLLLADKAKNTNKEVTFSNSLIIGISQAIAMLPGISRSGATISTSVLLGIDRTKAARFSFLMVVPLIFGKIGKDLLGGDLSFQSSEMLPISIGFVAAFLSGLLACKWMIALVKKSKLSYFSLYCAIVGFVAIGYALLN; encoded by the coding sequence ATGGATATATTAGAAGCAATAATCTTAGGTGTTATACAAGGATTAACAGAGTTTTTACCAGTTTCCTCAAGTGGTCATTTAGAATTGGCTAAGGTAATTTTAGGAGATACTTCTGTACCGGAAGAAAGTTTAACCTTTACAGTGGTTTTACACTTTGCTACAGCACTAAGTACTTTGGTTATTTTTAGAAAAGAAGTAGCAGAAATTTTTAAAGGATTGTTTCAATTTAAATGGAATGATGAATCTAAGTTTTCTTTAAAAATAATTCTTTCTATGATTCCAGCTGTTGCTGTTGGTTTACTTTTTGAAGAAGAATTAGAGTCTTTTTTTGGAGGAAAAATTCTATTAGTAGGGGGTATGTTGTTAGTAACTGCTGTACTTTTATTATTAGCAGATAAAGCAAAAAATACAAATAAAGAAGTAACATTTTCTAATTCATTAATAATTGGAATTTCTCAAGCAATTGCAATGTTGCCAGGTATTTCTAGATCTGGAGCAACAATTTCTACCTCTGTTTTATTAGGTATTGATAGAACAAAAGCAGCACGTTTTTCTTTCTTAATGGTTGTTCCATTAATTTTTGGTAAAATAGGTAAAGATTTACTAGGTGGAGATTTAAGTTTTCAATCTTCAGAAATGTTGCCAATTTCAATTGGTTTTGTAGCCGCTTTTTTATCAGGTTTATTAGCTTGTAAATGGATGATTGCATTGGTTAAAAAAAGTAAGTTATCTTACTTCTCATTATACTGTGCTATTGTTGGTTTTGTAGCTATTGGTTACGCTCTTTTAAATTAA
- a CDS encoding DUF3098 domain-containing protein codes for MTNENTEQPVFLFGKRNYTFMIIGLIVIAMGFIFMAGGGSDDPEFFNEEIYNWQRIRLAPTLVIIGLGIEIYAILANPKK; via the coding sequence ATGACAAACGAAAATACAGAACAACCAGTTTTTTTATTTGGTAAAAGAAATTATACTTTTATGATTATTGGACTCATCGTTATTGCAATGGGTTTTATATTTATGGCAGGTGGCGGAAGTGACGATCCAGAGTTTTTTAATGAAGAAATCTACAATTGGCAACGCATTCGTTTAGCGCCAACATTAGTAATTATAGGTTTAGGAATTGAAATTTATGCTATTTTAGCAAATCCAAAAAAATAA
- the mce gene encoding methylmalonyl-CoA epimerase, producing the protein MDKIEHIGIAVKDLDKSNALYASLFGKPHYKTEEVVSEGVKTSFFQSGPNKIELLEATNPESPIAKFIEKKGEGIHHIAFAVSDIKAEIKRLENEGFIVLNKEPKKGADNKLVAFLHPKSTNGVLIELCQEID; encoded by the coding sequence ATGGATAAAATAGAACACATTGGTATTGCTGTAAAGGACTTAGACAAATCGAATGCGTTGTATGCTTCTTTGTTTGGAAAACCACATTATAAAACAGAAGAAGTAGTATCCGAAGGAGTAAAAACTTCTTTTTTTCAATCAGGACCTAATAAAATAGAATTATTAGAAGCTACAAACCCCGAAAGTCCAATTGCTAAATTTATAGAAAAGAAAGGCGAAGGAATTCATCATATTGCTTTTGCGGTTTCAGATATTAAAGCAGAGATAAAAAGACTCGAAAATGAAGGTTTTATTGTTTTAAATAAGGAACCAAAAAAAGGAGCAGATAATAAATTAGTTGCTTTTTTGCATCCAAAATCTACCAACGGGGTTCTTATTGAGTTGTGTCAAGAAATAGATTAG
- a CDS encoding DUF5689 domain-containing protein, whose product MKKKRIITIVLALITSISFVTCIEDADFKVPESLGNEENEAVSKIIDSISSGTLQLKTIKQLKELYIIGNDPLEIVSDIVVKGYVVSSDKSGNFYKEFYMQDTPENPTAGIRVALNLSNSYNKFNIGREVYIRLKGLYVGETNSGDGNITIGGKISTTDLTEIENVTTNQIPNHIYRTEITEDIIPKLIPFGGINASNIGTFIMLENVFFDAKLLGKSYVDPKEDFDTQRKIKTCLGLGYDELLVETSSFSRFSNETLPEKAGTINAVVSKDYGGDLMVLVLNDTNDVTMIDERCIPLTAEEYSTILLEENFDNESGDIDVLNWINFREEGTKSWRSYTDTYAQSKAARVNSINSGDESTITWLITSGINLDNTSQEFLSFETSNSFGNGSELQVLISTDFNGKENNINTAIWTVLPAKIVSDGENYKNWVHSTYIDLSAFSGIAFIAFKYTGNGNVNFNGTYELDNVIINAKE is encoded by the coding sequence ATGAAAAAGAAAAGAATAATCACAATAGTTTTGGCGCTAATAACAAGTATTTCTTTTGTAACTTGTATAGAAGATGCCGATTTTAAGGTGCCAGAAAGTTTAGGGAATGAAGAAAATGAAGCTGTAAGTAAGATAATAGATAGTATTTCTTCTGGCACTCTTCAATTAAAAACCATAAAACAACTAAAGGAATTGTATATAATTGGTAATGATCCCTTAGAAATTGTTTCCGATATAGTTGTTAAAGGCTATGTTGTTTCATCAGATAAGTCAGGAAATTTCTATAAAGAATTTTACATGCAAGATACTCCAGAAAATCCAACAGCAGGTATAAGAGTTGCCTTGAATTTAAGTAATAGTTATAATAAATTTAATATTGGTAGAGAGGTTTACATCCGTTTAAAGGGTTTGTATGTTGGCGAAACAAATTCTGGAGATGGTAATATTACCATTGGTGGAAAAATAAGTACTACAGATCTTACTGAAATTGAAAATGTAACTACCAATCAAATTCCAAATCATATTTATAGAACAGAAATTACAGAAGACATTATTCCAAAATTAATTCCATTTGGAGGGATTAATGCCTCTAATATTGGGACTTTTATTATGCTAGAAAACGTTTTTTTCGATGCCAAATTATTAGGGAAATCTTATGTAGATCCAAAAGAAGATTTTGATACACAACGTAAAATTAAAACTTGTTTAGGGTTGGGGTATGATGAATTATTGGTAGAAACGAGTTCTTTCTCTCGTTTTTCAAACGAAACTTTGCCAGAAAAAGCAGGTACTATAAACGCGGTTGTTTCTAAAGATTATGGTGGAGATTTAATGGTGCTTGTTTTAAATGATACCAATGATGTTACTATGATTGATGAAAGGTGCATACCGTTAACTGCGGAAGAATATTCGACAATTTTGTTGGAAGAAAACTTTGATAATGAGTCTGGAGATATTGATGTTTTAAATTGGATTAACTTCAGAGAAGAAGGGACGAAATCATGGAGGTCTTATACGGATACTTATGCGCAAAGTAAAGCAGCTAGAGTTAATTCGATCAATTCTGGAGATGAAAGTACCATTACTTGGTTAATTACTAGCGGAATTAATTTAGACAATACATCTCAAGAGTTTTTATCTTTTGAAACTTCTAATAGTTTTGGAAATGGAAGTGAGTTACAAGTTTTAATTTCTACAGATTTTAATGGAAAGGAAAACAATATAAATACTGCAATTTGGACAGTCTTACCTGCAAAAATTGTTTCTGATGGAGAGAATTATAAAAATTGGGTGCATTCTACTTATATCGATTTATCTGCTTTTTCCGGTATTGCTTTTATCGCTTTTAAATATACAGGTAATGGAAATGTAAATTTTAATGGAACTTATGAGTTGGATAATGTAATAATAAATGCAAAAGAATGA